A portion of the Glycine max cultivar Williams 82 chromosome 10, Glycine_max_v4.0, whole genome shotgun sequence genome contains these proteins:
- the LOC100812137 gene encoding probable protein phosphatase 2C 63: MLRLCYGPLDCCFRRRRADGLLWHTDLKPHASGDFSIAVAQANYCLEDQSQVFTSPYATYVGVYDGHGGPEASRFVNKRLFPYLHKFATEQGGLSVDVIKKAFSATEEEFLHLVKLSLPISPQIASVGSCCLFGAISNNVLYVANLGDSRAVLGRRDTVRKNSPVVAQRLSTDHNVADEEVRKEVEALHPDDSHIVVYNRGVWRIKGIIQVSRSIGDVYLKKPDFYRDPVFQQFGNPIPLKRPVMTAEPSIIIRELESQDLFLIFASDGLWEQLSDEAAVQIVFKHPRAGIAKRLVRAALHEAAKKREMRYDDIKKIDKGIRRHFHDDITVVVIYLDHHAGSSNGRFKQTGVDYTTAPVDIFSLNADEAEKRMLGTVA; this comes from the exons ATGCTGCGTTTGTGCTACGGCCCTCTGGATTGCTGCTTCCGACGCCGCCGTGCCGACGGACTCCTCTGGCACACCGACTTGAAGCCCCACGCCTCCGGCGACTTCTCCATCGCCGTCGCCCAGGCCAATTACTGTCTCGAGGATCAGAGCCAAGTCTTCACCTCCCCCTACGCCACCTACGTCGGCGTCTACGACGGCCACGGCGGCCCCGAAGCTTCTCGATTCGTCAACAAGCGCCTCTTCCCTTATTTGCACA AATTCGCAACTGAGCAAGGAGGGTTGTCTGTGGATGTGATAAAAAAGGCATTCAGTGCCACAGAGGAGGAATTCTTGCATTTGGTGAAGCTATCCTTGCCCATTAGTCCCCAGATTGCTTCCGTCGGATCCTGTTGCCTTTTTGGTGCAATTTCTAATAATGTGTTGTATGTTGCCAACCTCGGCGACTCGAGAGCTGTTCTTGGCAGGAGGGATACGGTGAGAAAGAACAGTCCAGTGGTGGCACAGCGTTTGTCAACAGATCATAATGTAGCTGATGAAGAGGTGAGAAAAGAAGTTGAAGCTCTCCATCCTGATGACTCGCACATTGTGGTTTATAACCGTGGAGTTTGGAGGATTAAGGGCATTATACAG GTGTCAAGATCTATCGGTGACGTGTATTTGAAGAAACCTGATTTCTACCGAGACCCGGTTTTTCAGCAGTTTGGAAATCCTATTCCTTTGAAGCGTCCTGTAATGACAGCTGAACCATCAATCATTATTAGGGAGCTTGAGTCTCAGGATTTATTCTTGATATTTGCATCAGATGGCCTCTGGGAACAATTAAGTGACGAGGCAGCAGTTCAGATCGTTTTCAAACATCCAAGAGCT GGAATTGCCAAGAGACTGGTGAGAGCTGCTCTTCATGAAGCTGCAAAGAAGAGAGAGATGAGATACGATGACATAAAGAAAATTGACAAAGGAATAAGACGACACTTCCATGATGATATCACTGTAGTTGTAATCTATCTTGATCACCATGCAGGCTCCTCTAATGGTAGATTTAAGCAAACTGGTGTTGACTATACAACTGCCCCTGTTGATATTTTTTCCCTTAATGCGGATGAAGCAGAAAAGCGTATGCTTGGTACAGTTGCCTAA
- the LOC100813032 gene encoding uncharacterized protein: protein MEKKQGFFSALKDEVVRGLSPSRSRSISPARTLSPISALLRRKKRSPSPDSSVARSASLRPLGETLTPLMEGPDPDGTENGDPKRIGSGLGHWMKGQLSRAPSVSYKRSDLRLLLGVMGAPLAPVHVSSTDPLPHLSIKDTPIETSSAQYILQQYTAASGGLKLQNSIRNAYAMGKVRMVASEFETATRVVKNRNRCAESGGFVLWQMDPDMWYVELAVGGSKVHAGCNGKLVWRHTPWLGAHTAKGPVRPLRRALQGIDPRTTASMFADAKCIGEKNINGEDCFILKLCTDPETLKARSEGPAEIIRHVLFGYFSQKTGLLVHIEDSHLTRIQSNGGDAVYWETTINSFLSDYKPVEGIMIAHSGHSVVTLFRFGEMALSHTKTRMEEAWTIDEVAFNVQGLSVDCFIPPADLRTASVSEACELPQDERAKNSLAVHRTKVVALEKSHNCSIDSMIWKMEI from the exons ATGGAAAAGAAGCAGGGTTTCTTCTCCGCCCTCAAAGACGAGGTGGTCCGCGGACTCTCCCCTTCTCGTTCTCGCTCCATCAGCCCCGCCCGAACCCTCTCCCCCATCTCGGCTCTCCTCCGCCGTAAGAAGCGCAGCCCCAGCCCTGACTCCTCCGTCGCCAGATCCGCCAGCCTCCGTCCCTTGGGAGAGACGCTCACCCCTCTCATGGAGGGCCCCGACCCTGACGGAACCGAAAACGGGGATCCTAAGCGAATCGGTTCGGGCCTCGGACACTGGATGAAGGGACAGCTGTCACGTGCCCCCTCCGTGTCCTACAAGAGGTCTGATCTGAGACTCCTCCTCGGCGTCATGGGTGCTCCTCTCGCCCCCGTTCACGTCTCCTCCACCGACCCCTTGCCTCACCTCAGCATCAAAGACACTCCCATT GAAACTTCATCTGCTCAgtacatattgcagcagtataCGGCAGCGTCTGGGGGGCTAAAATTGCAGAACTCCATACGAAATGCTTATGCCATGGGAAAGGTTAGAATGGTGGCTTCCGAATTTGAAACTGCAACTAGGGTAGTGAAGAATCGGAATAGGTGTGCAGAGTCTGGTGGATTTGTGCTCTGGCAGATGGATCCCGACATGTGGTATGTAGAGCTTGCGGTTGGGGGGAGCAAGGTTCATGCTGGCTGTAATGGAAAGCTTGTTTGGAGGCACACACCTTGGCTCGGTGCTCACACGGCAAAGGGGCCTGTGAGGCCTCTGCGCCGTGCACTTCAG GGTATTGACCCTAGAACCACTGCCAGTATGTTTGCTGATGCCAAATGCATAGGAGAGAAGAACATCAATGGCGAAGATTGCTTCATCTTGAAGCTTTGTACTGACCCTGAAACATTGAAGGCTCGGAGTGAGGGTCCTGCTGAGATCATAAGGCATGTCTTGTTTGGCTACTTTAGCCAGAAGACTGGACTTCTTGTTCACATTGAGGACTCCCATCTGACCCGGATCCAGTCTAATGGGGGCGATGCAGTTTATTGGGAAACCACAATCAATTCATTCCTTAGTGATTACAAGCCCGTGGAAGGTATAATGATTGCCCACTCTGGGCATTCTGTGGTAACTCTTTTCAGGTTTGGGGAGATGGCCTTGAGCCATACTAAAACAAGAATGGAAGAGGCCTGGACAATCGACGAGGTTGCGTTCAATGTTCAAGGCCTTTCTGTCGACTGCTTCATTCCCCCAGCTGATTTGAGAACAGCTTCAGTCAGTGAAGCTTGCGAACTTCCTCAGGATGAAAGAGCAAAGAACTCACTAGCAGTACATCGGACTAAAGTTGTTGCACTGGAGAAATCACATAACTGCAGCATTGATAGCATGATCTGGAAGATGGAAATCTAA